The Pyruvatibacter sp. HU-CL02332 genome includes a window with the following:
- a CDS encoding FAD-binding oxidoreductase, with amino-acid sequence MSKPSADTLSRLADAAGPGGALRAGSDDLARYLVEWRGLFHGDTPLVLRPAGVDAVAAIVRIAHETNTGLVPQGGNTGLVGGQIPDMSGNQVIVSLERMNSVRAVDPLNNTMIVDAGCTLQSIQEAAASNNRLFPLSLASEGSCQIGGVISTNAGGTAVLRYGSTRDLVLGLEAVLPNGEIWNGLSGLRKDNTGYDLTRLLAGAEGTLGIITGAVLKLFPTPTATETAFSAIPDPQAAVELLARLQDASGGLVSTFEIISRSGFELTLRHFEGAKDPLSQPSNWYVLAEVTAGTDGWLRAMLETALGSAIDDGLVLDATLAGSESQRDALWALRENMSEAQKLEGASIKHDVSVPVSSVPAFLQQATDAVIEAMPGVRPVPFGHIGDGNIHFNLSQPMSMDPQAFLSQWQAMNDIVHGIVVSLGGSISAEHGIGTLKRDEIKTYKSDVELNVMRAIKAALDPKGIMNPGKLL; translated from the coding sequence ATGAGTAAACCATCAGCAGACACGCTTTCGAGGCTGGCAGATGCTGCCGGACCCGGCGGCGCCCTGCGGGCGGGTTCTGATGATCTTGCACGATACCTGGTGGAGTGGCGCGGTCTGTTTCATGGGGACACTCCCCTTGTGCTGCGGCCGGCAGGTGTTGACGCTGTTGCTGCGATTGTCCGCATTGCTCACGAAACCAATACAGGTCTTGTGCCGCAGGGCGGCAACACCGGGCTTGTCGGCGGGCAGATACCCGACATGTCCGGCAACCAGGTGATTGTTTCGCTCGAGCGCATGAATTCTGTGCGGGCTGTGGATCCGCTTAACAACACGATGATTGTGGATGCCGGGTGTACGTTGCAGTCCATCCAGGAGGCAGCTGCCAGCAATAACCGGCTTTTTCCTTTGAGCCTTGCATCGGAGGGGTCGTGCCAGATTGGCGGCGTCATATCCACGAATGCCGGGGGCACAGCAGTATTGCGCTATGGCTCCACGCGTGACCTGGTTCTGGGGCTGGAGGCGGTCCTGCCAAATGGCGAAATCTGGAATGGGCTCTCCGGACTTCGAAAGGACAATACAGGCTATGACCTGACCCGCCTTCTGGCCGGCGCCGAGGGGACCTTGGGCATCATTACCGGGGCGGTTCTGAAGCTGTTTCCGACACCCACGGCGACTGAAACCGCGTTTTCTGCCATACCAGACCCACAGGCTGCCGTTGAATTGCTTGCACGACTACAAGATGCCAGCGGCGGACTCGTCTCAACATTCGAGATCATCAGCCGCAGTGGTTTTGAACTCACACTCCGGCATTTTGAAGGTGCCAAAGACCCGCTGTCCCAACCTTCCAATTGGTATGTGCTCGCAGAAGTGACGGCTGGTACCGATGGCTGGCTGCGCGCCATGCTGGAGACAGCTCTTGGCAGTGCCATAGACGATGGCCTTGTACTGGACGCGACGCTTGCTGGGAGCGAGAGCCAACGAGATGCGCTGTGGGCGCTTCGGGAAAACATGTCTGAAGCTCAGAAGCTGGAAGGCGCAAGCATCAAGCACGATGTGTCAGTCCCCGTTTCCAGCGTTCCTGCGTTTCTTCAGCAGGCGACGGACGCGGTCATTGAGGCGATGCCTGGTGTTCGGCCTGTTCCGTTTGGCCATATTGGCGATGGCAATATCCACTTCAATCTCAGCCAGCCGATGTCCATGGACCCGCAAGCGTTTCTAAGTCAGTGGCAGGCCATGAATGACATTGTGCATGGGATCGTCGTATCGCTGGGCGGCTCGATCTCGGCTGAACATGGGATCGGCACGCTTAAGCGTGACGAGATCAAGACTTACAAATCCGACGTTGAGCTTAATGTGATGCGCGCGATAAAGGCCGCGCTGGATCCCAAGGGCATCATGAACCCCGGCAAGCTGCTCTAG
- a CDS encoding acyl-CoA dehydrogenase C-terminal domain-containing protein — translation MTYRPPVRDMSFALNEIAGLKELCGSKAFPDLEPDLIEQVLEESGRMAGDLLAPLNWTGDQQGSQLGAEGVKAPDGFADAYKQWFEAGWCSIPGDVNYGGQGLPLSLAVAVQEYINQANMAFGLCPMLSQGAVESLTQHGSDELRDKYLPKLLSGEWTGSMNLTEPQAGSDVGALKAKAEPVGDGSYKIKGTKIYITWGDHDMAENIIHLVLARLPDAPEGTKGVSLFLVPKFFVNDDGSLGDRNDVKCIGLEKKLGIHASPTCVMAYGEEEGAIGWLIGEENKGMRCMFTMMNNARLNVGMQGVGIAERAYQQALDYAMERKQGKAFTPYTDKPDGMSPIIDHPDVRRMLLTMKAMTEATRGICYANAVALDLEHNGEDEDKQKWGQGRAALLTPISKGFSTDVGVDVASIGIQIHGGMGFIEETGAAQHLRDSRIAPIYEGTNGIQAIDLVSRKLTMDGGKVIADFLEEIDETAKSCSASNDEKLVTIGRELSQANATLRETTDWLLEALKSEATDALGGATPYLKMIGTVAGGAYLAKGALAAHPKAGEDSYLAGRVEMAAFYATNILPQAAGLKAPVTSGAAGLYALSTDLLAS, via the coding sequence ATGACCTACCGCCCACCCGTTCGTGACATGTCCTTTGCCCTCAATGAGATTGCAGGCCTCAAGGAGCTTTGCGGCTCCAAGGCTTTTCCCGATCTGGAGCCTGATCTGATTGAGCAGGTGCTTGAGGAATCCGGCCGCATGGCGGGCGATCTGCTAGCCCCTCTCAACTGGACCGGCGATCAGCAGGGCTCTCAGCTGGGTGCCGAAGGCGTGAAGGCGCCGGATGGATTTGCCGACGCCTACAAACAGTGGTTTGAAGCGGGCTGGTGCTCCATTCCCGGCGACGTCAACTATGGCGGACAGGGCCTGCCTCTGTCCCTGGCCGTTGCCGTGCAGGAATACATCAATCAGGCCAACATGGCTTTCGGCCTGTGCCCCATGCTCAGTCAGGGTGCCGTAGAGAGCCTGACGCAGCACGGCTCAGACGAGCTGCGCGACAAATACTTGCCCAAACTCCTGTCCGGCGAGTGGACAGGCTCCATGAACCTGACGGAGCCGCAGGCTGGCTCCGACGTTGGTGCGCTCAAGGCAAAAGCCGAGCCCGTGGGTGATGGTAGCTACAAGATCAAGGGCACGAAGATCTACATCACGTGGGGCGACCACGACATGGCGGAGAACATCATTCATCTGGTTCTTGCCCGCTTGCCGGACGCACCCGAAGGTACCAAGGGCGTTTCACTTTTCCTCGTACCGAAGTTTTTCGTCAATGATGACGGATCTCTGGGTGACCGCAACGACGTAAAGTGCATCGGCCTTGAAAAGAAGCTGGGCATTCATGCCAGCCCGACCTGCGTCATGGCCTATGGCGAGGAAGAAGGCGCCATCGGCTGGCTCATTGGCGAAGAAAACAAGGGCATGCGTTGCATGTTCACCATGATGAACAATGCGCGCCTCAATGTAGGCATGCAGGGCGTCGGTATCGCTGAGCGGGCCTACCAGCAGGCGCTTGACTACGCGATGGAGCGCAAGCAGGGCAAAGCATTCACACCGTATACGGACAAGCCGGACGGCATGTCTCCCATCATTGATCATCCTGATGTACGTCGCATGCTCCTCACCATGAAAGCGATGACTGAAGCAACGCGGGGCATCTGTTATGCAAACGCGGTAGCGCTTGATCTCGAGCACAATGGTGAAGACGAAGACAAGCAAAAATGGGGGCAGGGACGTGCTGCTCTTCTCACGCCAATTTCAAAAGGCTTTTCAACTGATGTCGGTGTAGATGTTGCCTCCATCGGCATCCAGATCCACGGTGGCATGGGCTTCATTGAAGAAACGGGTGCTGCTCAGCATCTGCGCGACAGCCGCATTGCGCCCATCTATGAGGGCACCAATGGCATTCAGGCCATCGATCTTGTCAGCCGTAAGCTGACCATGGACGGTGGCAAAGTCATTGCTGATTTCCTCGAAGAGATCGATGAGACAGCCAAGTCCTGCTCTGCCTCCAATGATGAGAAACTGGTCACGATTGGTCGTGAATTGTCGCAAGCGAATGCCACATTGCGCGAAACCACGGACTGGCTGTTGGAAGCTCTAAAATCAGAAGCAACCGACGCTCTGGGCGGTGCAACGCCGTACCTCAAAATGATCGGGACCGTGGCCGGCGGCGCCTATCTCGCCAAGGGTGCGCTCGCAGCCCATCCCAAGGCTGGTGAAGACAGTTATCTCGCTGGTCGAGTCGAGATGGCCGCGTTCTACGCAACAAATATCCTGCCTCAGGCAGCGGGCCTAAAGGCGCCCGTGACGTCGGGGGCAGCAGGCCTTTACGCTCTCAGCACGGATTTGCTCGCCTCCTAG
- a CDS encoding L-threonylcarbamoyladenylate synthase, whose protein sequence is MTPPATLTPTIADNDAIDRASQCLLVGGLVAFPTETVYGLGADATSDQAVARIFEAKGRPQFNPLISHVSGVEMAGQLGELSGLALKLAHAFWPGPLTLVVLRAPNCPVSLLASAGLDTIAIRMPNHPVAQALIGRVQRPLAAPSANPSGRVSPTTAQHVTEGLDGRIDMVLDGGPCTVGLESTVVSVVSDQVRLLRPGTITREQLEAVCSVVEDTNGAAIEAPGMLASHYAPNASVRLNVSAPADNEALLGFGPDLPQHDGPVANLSPTADLVEAAANLFAKLRQLDATSPHGIAVMPIPTDGIGEAINDRLKRAAAPKT, encoded by the coding sequence ATGACACCCCCTGCCACCCTTACCCCGACAATAGCTGACAACGACGCGATCGACCGCGCGTCCCAATGCCTGCTTGTGGGCGGACTTGTCGCCTTTCCGACCGAGACGGTTTATGGACTTGGCGCTGACGCAACCAGTGACCAGGCGGTGGCTCGGATTTTTGAGGCCAAGGGGCGACCCCAGTTCAACCCGCTTATCAGCCATGTATCGGGCGTGGAGATGGCTGGGCAGCTGGGTGAGTTGAGCGGCCTGGCGCTAAAGCTCGCTCATGCCTTCTGGCCAGGGCCTTTGACGCTTGTGGTGCTCCGAGCTCCCAATTGTCCCGTATCGCTTCTGGCGTCCGCAGGGTTGGATACCATCGCCATACGCATGCCGAACCATCCGGTGGCACAAGCCCTGATCGGACGTGTTCAACGACCATTGGCTGCTCCAAGCGCTAATCCGTCCGGCCGGGTAAGCCCTACCACGGCACAACATGTAACTGAGGGCCTCGATGGCAGGATCGACATGGTCCTTGACGGAGGCCCGTGCACGGTTGGGCTTGAATCAACGGTTGTGTCAGTCGTGTCCGATCAGGTGCGCCTCCTTCGACCCGGGACCATCACCCGTGAGCAGTTGGAAGCCGTGTGCAGCGTAGTCGAGGATACAAATGGTGCGGCGATTGAGGCACCGGGGATGCTGGCAAGTCACTATGCGCCGAACGCATCGGTACGCCTCAATGTTTCAGCCCCTGCCGACAACGAAGCTCTTTTGGGGTTTGGGCCGGATCTGCCTCAACACGATGGCCCGGTTGCGAATCTGAGCCCCACGGCTGATCTGGTAGAAGCCGCCGCCAATCTCTTCGCCAAGCTGCGGCAGCTTGATGCCACAAGCCCGCACGGTATTGCGGTGATGCCCATTCCAACTGATGGAATTGGTGAAGCGATAAACGATCGGCTCAAAAGAGCGGCAGCGCCCAAAACCTGA
- a CDS encoding MBL fold metallo-hydrolase: MSNTAAPQKPTQTPTEITYPHGLKEFPAPGETIEISPGIHWLRMPLPYSLDHINLYLIEDGDGWVIVDTGVNTSKVRDLWEQHFAGVMGGRPVTKVIVTHLHPDHVGLAGWLCRRFGVELWMSRTDYLMCCNLVLDTGTDAPDEGVRFYREAGFNDAQIETYRRRFGGFGRDVSTMPQSFRRLVGGQQLEIGGRIWQTVEGRGHAPEHMCLWCPDAAVLLSGDQVLPRISSNISVHPTEPQADPLSDWLESCARIRDQLPADTLVGPAHNEPFYGLKVRLQDLIDEHETDLGKLEELIGEPKRPNEVFGALFRRPITDDLVHMATGESIAHLNCLIERGLARRFLGEDGIARYERVG; encoded by the coding sequence ATGTCCAATACCGCAGCACCCCAAAAGCCAACGCAGACGCCGACAGAAATCACTTACCCCCACGGCCTGAAAGAGTTTCCAGCGCCTGGAGAGACGATTGAGATTTCTCCAGGCATTCACTGGCTGCGGATGCCGCTCCCCTATTCGCTGGACCACATCAACCTGTATCTCATTGAAGACGGAGATGGCTGGGTGATCGTCGATACGGGTGTGAATACATCCAAAGTCCGCGATCTTTGGGAGCAGCACTTTGCGGGTGTCATGGGTGGGCGACCGGTTACCAAGGTCATCGTCACCCATCTGCATCCCGATCACGTGGGTCTTGCCGGTTGGTTGTGCCGTCGTTTCGGTGTCGAACTGTGGATGTCGCGTACCGACTATCTGATGTGCTGCAATCTTGTGCTTGATACCGGCACCGATGCCCCGGATGAGGGCGTACGGTTCTATCGGGAGGCCGGTTTTAACGACGCCCAGATTGAAACCTATCGACGACGGTTTGGTGGTTTCGGGCGTGATGTGTCAACCATGCCGCAGAGCTTTCGGCGTCTTGTTGGCGGCCAACAGCTCGAGATCGGCGGACGCATCTGGCAGACCGTAGAGGGGCGCGGTCATGCCCCGGAGCATATGTGCCTGTGGTGCCCTGACGCTGCCGTCCTCCTGTCCGGGGATCAGGTGCTTCCGCGCATTTCGTCAAATATCAGCGTTCATCCCACTGAACCTCAGGCAGACCCGCTGTCTGACTGGTTGGAAAGTTGCGCGCGTATCCGTGACCAGTTGCCAGCCGACACGCTCGTTGGTCCAGCACACAACGAGCCCTTTTATGGTCTCAAGGTTCGGCTCCAGGACTTGATCGATGAACACGAAACCGATCTGGGTAAGCTCGAAGAATTGATCGGCGAGCCCAAGCGCCCAAACGAGGTGTTCGGTGCTTTGTTCCGAAGACCAATCACTGACGATCTGGTCCATATGGCAACCGGTGAAAGTATCGCGCACCTGAATTGTCTGATCGAACGTGGATTGGCCCGGCGTTTCCTGGGTGAGGATGGCATTGCGCGCTATGAGCGTGTTGGCTAG
- a CDS encoding SDR family oxidoreductase, whose product MAYNPFDLTGKVALVTGGNGGIGLGMADAMAQSGADIMIWGTNEEKNKKAVAQLESHGRGKIAAMRVDVSDEDAVVSSMVKTVEQMGRIDAVYANAGIGFGANSFLNITTEMYRKVLSVNLDGVFWTFREACRHMEERSKNGDPGGSIVGIASLAAIEGAGRNEHYAATKGAVISMMKAVAVEFAKHGVRANAILPGWIATDMTSAAQDAPAFAEKVIPRVPARRWGEPEDFGGVAVYLASDASTYHSGDTFVIDGGYAIF is encoded by the coding sequence ATGGCTTACAATCCGTTTGATCTGACCGGCAAGGTTGCCTTGGTAACAGGTGGCAATGGCGGCATCGGTCTTGGCATGGCTGACGCCATGGCTCAGTCCGGTGCTGACATCATGATCTGGGGCACCAACGAAGAGAAAAACAAGAAAGCTGTCGCGCAGCTTGAGTCCCACGGCCGCGGCAAGATTGCTGCGATGCGTGTGGACGTATCTGACGAAGATGCGGTCGTGAGCTCAATGGTCAAGACCGTCGAGCAGATGGGTCGCATTGATGCGGTCTATGCGAACGCGGGCATCGGATTTGGTGCGAACTCGTTTTTGAACATCACGACCGAAATGTATCGCAAGGTTCTTTCGGTCAATCTGGACGGCGTATTCTGGACCTTCCGCGAGGCCTGCCGCCATATGGAAGAGCGCTCAAAAAACGGCGACCCAGGTGGCTCGATTGTGGGCATTGCAAGTCTTGCTGCCATCGAAGGTGCTGGACGCAATGAACACTATGCGGCCACCAAGGGTGCTGTGATTTCGATGATGAAAGCGGTGGCCGTCGAGTTTGCCAAACACGGCGTGCGTGCGAATGCCATTCTGCCCGGCTGGATTGCAACTGACATGACATCTGCAGCGCAAGACGCACCTGCCTTTGCCGAGAAAGTCATCCCACGTGTGCCCGCACGTCGTTGGGGCGAGCCTGAAGACTTTGGTGGCGTTGCCGTTTACCTGGCATCCGATGCGTCCACCTATCACTCCGGAGACACGTTTGTGATCGACGGCGGTTACGCGATCTTCTAG
- a CDS encoding SOS response-associated peptidase: MCGRYSITTPPQAMAALFKFPEQPNFPPRWNIAPTQPVPIIRQGADGQRHFVLVRWGLVPDWAREVGSKPLFNARGETVAEKPAFRSAFKRRRCLVPADGFYEWKPGSAQPKQPYLIRRRDRAPMAFAGIWEHWQSPEGSELESCSIITTQANATLAPIHHRMPVILNEADWETWTDTSETLGKAALKLLVPSADDLLDIVPVSTRVNAVANDDAALQDEVDPVQAEPQAKAKQDKKPDDQMTLF, from the coding sequence ATGTGCGGACGATATTCAATAACGACACCCCCTCAGGCAATGGCGGCACTGTTCAAATTTCCAGAGCAGCCGAACTTTCCGCCTCGATGGAACATCGCCCCAACCCAACCGGTTCCCATCATCCGGCAGGGAGCTGACGGGCAACGCCATTTCGTGCTTGTGCGGTGGGGGCTGGTGCCTGATTGGGCGCGCGAGGTGGGCTCAAAACCTCTCTTCAACGCGCGCGGTGAGACGGTCGCAGAGAAACCCGCTTTCCGATCCGCATTCAAGCGCCGCAGATGTCTTGTTCCAGCGGATGGGTTTTATGAGTGGAAGCCAGGGAGTGCTCAGCCAAAACAACCCTATCTGATCCGAAGGCGCGACCGGGCGCCTATGGCATTCGCAGGCATTTGGGAACATTGGCAGTCTCCGGAAGGGTCCGAGCTTGAAAGCTGCAGCATCATTACGACACAAGCCAATGCTACGCTGGCACCCATCCATCACCGAATGCCGGTCATCCTGAATGAAGCAGACTGGGAAACATGGACCGACACATCAGAGACTTTGGGCAAGGCAGCATTGAAACTGCTTGTTCCGTCTGCTGATGACTTGCTGGATATCGTTCCGGTTTCCACCCGCGTCAACGCGGTCGCCAATGACGATGCCGCTCTTCAGGACGAAGTCGACCCCGTTCAGGCGGAGCCGCAGGCAAAAGCGAAGCAGGACAAAAAGCCTGACGACCAGATGACGCTCTTTTGA
- a CDS encoding hemolysin family protein produces the protein MALDIFILLALVGLNGFFALSEMAVVSSRSARLQSLAEGDRRANGAKVAAQLREKPERFLSTVQIGITMIGVLSGAFGAATVSEPLGEMLSAVEWIGSYGQPVALGLVVVVVTILTLVIGELVPKRIALGNPEYIASGIARPMLGLSKVFSPLVDLLSVLSDLTLRVLGISAENVSHVTEEEIRQLVVEGAEAGAIEDVERDIVHRVFRLGDKMAYDIMTPRRQVPWLDLDASLEVNAEIIREAQSMRYVVGQGPTRVPVGVVRAEDVLAALPTDLEFDIFASMSAPLYVPETAKALQVLGTMQSENKFMALVVDEFGEVQGAITMAEIFRAMVGDVTGDGSAPRMNVVSRKDGSFLVEGGAAVDELKEVLGLQSLPGEDSEDFNTLAGAMLHFFGRLPTEGDEFVWDGYRFEIVDVDGTRIDKVVIAPLRNIPIAGLRSTASKAS, from the coding sequence ATGGCACTCGACATCTTCATTCTACTAGCGCTGGTTGGATTAAACGGCTTCTTCGCCTTGTCGGAGATGGCAGTCGTCTCGTCGCGCTCTGCTCGTCTGCAATCACTTGCGGAGGGAGACCGTCGTGCCAATGGTGCGAAGGTGGCGGCACAGCTGCGCGAGAAGCCCGAACGCTTCCTGTCGACGGTTCAAATCGGCATTACCATGATCGGTGTTTTGTCCGGGGCCTTTGGTGCCGCCACCGTCTCCGAACCGCTTGGAGAAATGCTGTCCGCCGTCGAGTGGATTGGTAGCTATGGACAACCCGTGGCCCTTGGCCTGGTCGTTGTTGTCGTCACGATCCTCACTCTTGTTATCGGCGAGTTGGTCCCCAAGCGCATTGCGCTGGGCAATCCTGAATATATTGCCAGCGGCATTGCCAGACCGATGCTGGGCCTCTCCAAGGTCTTCTCGCCGCTTGTTGACCTTTTGTCAGTGCTCAGCGATCTGACATTGCGGGTGCTCGGCATATCAGCCGAAAACGTCAGCCATGTAACCGAGGAAGAGATCCGGCAGCTTGTGGTGGAGGGTGCCGAAGCTGGGGCAATTGAAGATGTCGAGCGCGACATTGTCCATCGCGTGTTCCGGCTCGGTGACAAGATGGCCTACGACATCATGACACCACGACGTCAGGTGCCCTGGCTTGATCTGGATGCCTCCCTTGAAGTGAATGCAGAGATCATTCGCGAAGCTCAGTCGATGCGCTACGTGGTTGGTCAGGGTCCCACGCGCGTTCCCGTAGGTGTTGTACGGGCTGAGGACGTGCTCGCTGCGCTTCCCACTGATCTTGAGTTTGATATTTTTGCCAGCATGAGTGCACCGCTCTATGTGCCTGAGACCGCGAAAGCGCTTCAGGTGCTCGGCACCATGCAGTCGGAAAACAAGTTCATGGCGCTCGTTGTGGATGAATTTGGCGAAGTGCAGGGCGCGATCACCATGGCGGAAATTTTCCGGGCAATGGTCGGAGACGTAACCGGCGACGGCAGCGCACCACGCATGAACGTTGTCAGCCGCAAGGATGGCTCGTTCCTTGTTGAAGGCGGTGCTGCTGTGGATGAGCTCAAAGAGGTGCTTGGCCTTCAGTCCCTGCCGGGCGAAGACTCCGAGGATTTCAATACCCTTGCCGGTGCCATGCTGCATTTCTTCGGCAGACTGCCAACCGAGGGTGATGAGTTTGTGTGGGACGGCTATCGTTTTGAGATCGTCGATGTTGACGGGACCCGTATCGACAAGGTGGTGATTGCCCCGCTTCGCAACATTCCAATCGCAGGTCTGCGGAGCACCGCAAGCAAGGCCAGCTAG
- a CDS encoding NUDIX domain-containing protein, producing the protein MTDHSSVPPPSTASRTTSSSEIINAASVAVMHGELVLLVLRSAGENAGVWAFPGGKVETDETFQQAAHRELLEETGVTATIVSELGRFSIDADSKRYALVVFKGHYARGDAVAADDAAGVRWITPKDALDLPLAQHMAEALGAL; encoded by the coding sequence ATGACCGATCACTCATCTGTACCACCGCCCTCCACAGCATCTCGCACAACTTCATCTTCTGAAATCATCAATGCTGCAAGCGTTGCAGTGATGCACGGTGAGCTTGTGCTGCTCGTGCTCAGAAGTGCCGGTGAGAATGCAGGCGTCTGGGCATTTCCAGGTGGCAAGGTGGAGACAGATGAAACCTTCCAACAAGCCGCACACAGGGAGTTGCTGGAGGAAACTGGCGTCACTGCAACCATTGTAAGTGAGCTGGGCCGGTTTTCGATTGATGCCGACTCGAAGCGATATGCGCTCGTTGTTTTCAAGGGCCACTATGCACGAGGGGATGCCGTCGCTGCTGATGACGCGGCCGGCGTTCGCTGGATCACACCAAAGGACGCCTTGGATCTCCCCTTAGCGCAGCATATGGCGGAAGCGCTTGGCGCGTTATAG
- a CDS encoding GNAT family acetyltransferase: MAENHTQIPIRFGPAKPEDRAKVTELWEICGLTRPWNDANADFDFALAGPASTILVGLIDGDIVASAMVGHDGHRGCVYYVSVHPSFRDKGLGALVMREAERWLQALGVPKMNLIVRSGNDKVVGFYESIGYQVEPNTQMGKRFDGD, translated from the coding sequence ATGGCGGAAAATCACACACAAATTCCTATCCGGTTCGGTCCTGCAAAGCCAGAGGATCGCGCAAAAGTCACCGAATTGTGGGAGATATGCGGCCTCACGCGACCCTGGAATGACGCCAACGCGGACTTCGATTTCGCATTGGCCGGGCCTGCCTCCACCATTCTGGTCGGGTTGATCGATGGGGATATCGTTGCGAGTGCGATGGTGGGCCATGATGGGCACCGAGGGTGCGTCTACTATGTGAGTGTCCACCCATCTTTCCGCGACAAGGGTCTGGGCGCGCTAGTCATGAGAGAAGCAGAGCGTTGGCTTCAGGCACTCGGCGTGCCCAAGATGAACCTGATCGTGCGATCCGGGAACGACAAGGTCGTGGGCTTCTACGAGTCCATTGGCTATCAGGTGGAGCCAAATACGCAGATGGGCAAGAGGTTCGACGGGGATTGA
- a CDS encoding VOC family protein — MPEMLDFVAIDHVVLRVVDMERSIAFYEGVLGMQVERRLDIGLVQLRAGASLVDLVDVDSELGRAGGAAPGSSGNNMDHFCLALAEFDEQDIRNWLKANGVEVGDVARRYGAGGFGPSLYLSDPDGNTVELKGPPDLNQ, encoded by the coding sequence ATGCCCGAAATGCTGGATTTTGTTGCCATTGATCATGTCGTTCTTCGCGTTGTGGATATGGAGCGCTCAATAGCCTTTTATGAGGGTGTGCTCGGTATGCAAGTCGAGCGTCGTTTGGACATTGGCCTTGTCCAGCTGCGCGCCGGTGCAAGTCTGGTGGATCTGGTCGATGTGGACAGCGAGCTTGGCCGCGCCGGCGGTGCTGCTCCTGGATCATCCGGCAACAACATGGACCATTTCTGCCTGGCGCTTGCTGAGTTTGACGAACAGGACATCCGCAACTGGCTCAAGGCCAATGGTGTGGAAGTGGGTGATGTAGCCCGGCGCTACGGGGCGGGAGGTTTTGGCCCCTCCCTCTATCTGTCAGATCCGGACGGCAACACGGTGGAGCTCAAGGGGCCTCCTGATCTCAATCAGTAA
- a CDS encoding TIGR02301 family protein encodes MTIVAPRRFLQCVLIALSLMTVAVANPARANPILEDGLSRLAGTLGAVHYLRTLCRPSEGQQWRNKMLDILSSNDIDQSSRNALIGAFNAGYSRQQSAHSRCTAAAANLGNTYARQGAQQARQLAGRLGG; translated from the coding sequence ATGACAATTGTTGCACCAAGACGGTTTTTGCAATGCGTGTTGATCGCCCTGTCATTAATGACAGTGGCGGTTGCTAATCCTGCGCGGGCGAATCCGATACTGGAAGATGGCCTGTCGCGTCTGGCGGGAACTCTTGGGGCTGTTCACTATCTGCGTACACTTTGCCGACCCAGCGAGGGTCAACAATGGCGCAACAAGATGCTGGATATTCTGTCATCGAATGACATTGATCAGTCATCACGCAACGCCCTTATTGGCGCGTTCAATGCCGGCTACTCGCGACAGCAGTCAGCGCACAGCCGGTGCACTGCAGCAGCAGCAAATCTTGGAAACACTTATGCCCGCCAAGGGGCGCAGCAGGCGCGCCAGCTGGCAGGTCGGCTGGGCGGTTAA